The following are from one region of the Salvia splendens isolate huo1 chromosome 2, SspV2, whole genome shotgun sequence genome:
- the LOC121787624 gene encoding uncharacterized protein LOC121787624 isoform X2, which yields MEGGSRFRMLWTTADGNMYYHSFDELGLKDCNDRDLVLSGFKRNPEDFLIDVGFFCVGDSLFMVGGMTKNLEPTNGLWSALPPPDGSFSESWTLCPATMNVKRSVPILVPLHDGKIFICGGTNEREGWAEIYNPKKGDFEGTNFPYMEYPLPIIVEDDRIFTYGSICLKQGWGEIQNSDSGKFDCPDPVSCFQWTDQVVMLYYHHLLYTKRKFHKPCQPSLLSYNIAEQQWEIFADNLPPPLYDSETRNLVYVGGDILFIIDYASTWFVYDLSSRKEAGEVFVKGKPTRKRVPVKAAFYAGNKDIKSTSWVIYIFMPTLNKYCDLGYAKVEVVQGWGGDYFATFQMMGVLRVGPFYAIYIFAENDKKGEESILSSSSVSKKKVQQEVDSVESFLQSLGLDKYSITFQAEEVDMAALVHMSDEDLKATGIPMGPRKKILLELESKRDD from the exons ATGGAAGGCGGTTCACGCTTCAGGATGCTTTGGACTACCGCCGATGGTAATATGTACTATCATAGTTTCGACGAGTTGGGTCTGAAGGATTGTAATGATCGAGATCTTGTATTATCTGGATTTAAAAGAAATCCGGAAGACTTTCTGATTGATGTTGGATTTTTCTGTGTGGGTGATTCCTTGTTCATGGTTGGAGGCATGACGAAAAATCTGGAACCAACAAATGGATTGTGGTCTGCACTGCCACCACCTGATGGTTCTTTTAGTGAGTCTTGGACTCTTTGCCCCGCTACTATGAATGTAAAGCGATCCGTCCCCATTCTTGTCCCGTTGCATGATGGCAAGATATTCATCTGCGGAGGCACTAATGAACGAGAAGGTTGGGCTGAGATCTACAACCCAAAGAAAGGCGATTTTGAGGGTACGAACTTTCCTTACATGGAATATCCTCTTCCCATCATAGTGGAGGATGACAGGATATTCACCTACGGGAGCATTTGTCTAAAACAAGGTTGGGGTGAGATCCAAAACTCGGATAGTGGCAAGTTCGATTGTCCCGATCCAGTCTCTTGCTTTCAGTGGACCGACCAAGTTGTTATGCTATACTATCACCACTTGCTTTACACCAAAAGGAAATTTCACAAACCATGTCAACCATCTCTCCTCTCTTACAACATTGCTGAACAACAATGGGAAATTTTTGCGGACAACCTCCCTCCACCATTATATGATTCTGAAACGAGGAACCTGGTTTATGTGGGGGGCGACATTCTATTCATTATCGACTATGCATCTACCTGGTTCGTCTATGATCTGTCCTCCAGAAAGGAGGCAGGGGAAGTGTTCGTGAAGGGGAAGCCAACGCGTAAGCGTGTGCCAGTGAAGGCAGCTTTCTATGCCGGCAACAAAGATATTAAAAGTACTAGTTGGGTCATCTACATATTCATGCCCACGCTCAATAAATACTGTGATCTTGGATACGCCAAGGTCGAAGTTGTCCAAGGTTGGGGCGGGGATTACTTTGCTACATTTCAAATGATGGGTGTCCTGAGAGTCGGTCCCTTTTATGCGATTTATAT CTTTGCTGAGAACGACAAGAAAGGGGAAGAGAGTATCTTGTCTTCTTCCTCTGTATCAAAGAAAAAGGTTCAGCAGGAG GTCGATTCTGTGGAAAGTTTCTTGCAGTCGCTGGGCCTCGATAAGTATTCGATTACATTTCAGGCTGAAGAA GTCGATATGGCAGCTCTGGTACACATGAGTGATGAAGATCTTAAAGCTACGGGAATTCCAATG GGTCCAAGAAAAAAGATACTTCTGGAATTGGAGTCGAAGCGTGATGACTGA
- the LOC121767883 gene encoding uncharacterized protein LOC121767883, with protein sequence MEAAKQRDIGIGLVNGKVGYKVIHDPNTSLKRAYLSDNALNSTIPCTVFTNDFDCYITQSHFNTIENSNTLTIICFDEANKCFLAQDLHCTIDEWLEKKLVEDIERGKRAACRHYCRDGSHMPWWRKIMKEFKDVFGSVTSGLAAIHRANAFHGNILKGVSIKIKQDNTPIGVLFNMTLDPKQGTPKNIEDLQYKDINDLKILMERALWYPFDVSKSDRPRRITQECYSLCLMQLEKRVSIGNTRAQSLKGTWGLQLAIFWDEIEQIAFMKRVYRLVYHELPKYSCYKKFAYYHFKNYDWATSVMTHGTDKLKAVLQFDGHKSFNRDFTKKEEDIVERNYPIKSDRHGLDKLIFRRCCIEHMDLDNGSIIENHLELMKILPELLFETVKVFHHTLHLNRYMPSIASLFKDMGWDKLKGGNQQKN encoded by the exons aTGGAGGCAGCAAAACAACGTGATATAGGGATTGGATTAGTCAATGGGAAGGTTGGTTACAAAGTAATTCATGATCCTAATACATCTTTGAAGAGAGCCTATCTATCCGACAATGCGTTGAATTCAACAATCCCGTGCACAGTCTTCACAAATGACTTTGATTGCTATATTACTCAATCCCATTTTAATACCATAGAAAATTCTAACACACTCACTATTATATGCTTTGATGAGGCAAACAAGTGTTTCCTAGCTCAGGATCTACACTGCACTATAGATGAGTGGTTAGAAAAGAAACTTGTAGAAGATATTGAGAGGGGTAAGAGGGCAGCCTGTAGACACTACTGTAGAGATGGTAGTCATATGCCTTGGTGGAGGAAAATAATGAAGGAGTTTAAAGATGTCTTTGGCTCAGTCACTTCTGGCCTTGCAGCAATTCACCGAGCCAATGCGTTTCATGGAAATATTCTGAAAGGTGTTTCgataaaaatcaaacaagacaaTACTCCAATTGGCGTACTCTTCAACATGACCCTTGATCCAAAACAAGGGACGCCAAAAAATATCGAAGACCTACAGTATAAAGACATAAATGATCTGAAAATCCTAATGGAAAGAGCTCTTTGGTATCCATTTGACGTTTCTAAGTCTGATCGCCCGCGGCGCATTACGCAAGAGTGTTATAGCTTATGCTTAATGCAATTGGAGAAAAG GGTATCAATTGGGAATACAAGGGCTCAGTCGCTGAAGGGAACTTGGGGTTTACAGTTGGCGATTTTTTGGGATGAGATAGAACAGATAGCATTTATGAAGAGGGTGTACCGTCTCGTATATCATGAATTGCCAAAATATTCTTGTTATAAAAAATTCGCTTACTACCATTTTAAGAATTATGACTGGGCTACAAGCGTTATGACGCATGGAACGGATAAGTTGAAAGCTGTCTTGCAATTCGATGGTCACAAGTCTTTCAACAGAGACTTCACTAAGAAGGAGGAGGATATTGTTGAAAGGAATTACCCTATAAAATCCGATAGGCATGGGCTGGATAAACTTATATTTAGGAGATGCTGTATTGAACAT ATGGATTTAGACAATGGTAGCATTATTGAAAACCATCTTGAGCTTATGAAGATTTTGCCCGAATTGTTGTTTGAGACCGTCAAAGTCTTCCATCATACACTCCATTTAAACCG TTACATGCCAAGTATCGCATCCCTATTCAAAGACATGGGATGGGATAAGTTGAAAGGGGGAAATCAACAAAAGAATTAG
- the LOC121787624 gene encoding uncharacterized protein LOC121787624 isoform X1, with the protein MEGGSRFRMLWTTADGNMYYHSFDELGLKDCNDRDLVLSGFKRNPEDFLIDVGFFCVGDSLFMVGGMTKNLEPTNGLWSALPPPDGSFSESWTLCPATMNVKRSVPILVPLHDGKIFICGGTNEREGWAEIYNPKKGDFEGTNFPYMEYPLPIIVEDDRIFTYGSICLKQGWGEIQNSDSGKFDCPDPVSCFQWTDQVVMLYYHHLLYTKRKFHKPCQPSLLSYNIAEQQWEIFADNLPPPLYDSETRNLVYVGGDILFIIDYASTWFVYDLSSRKEAGEVFVKGKPTRKRVPVKAAFYAGNKDIKSTSWVIYIFMPTLNKYCDLGYAKVEVVQGWGGDYFATFQMMGVLRVGPFYAIYIMLILVRSFAENDKKGEESILSSSSVSKKKVQQEVDSVESFLQSLGLDKYSITFQAEEVDMAALVHMSDEDLKATGIPMGPRKKILLELESKRDD; encoded by the exons ATGGAAGGCGGTTCACGCTTCAGGATGCTTTGGACTACCGCCGATGGTAATATGTACTATCATAGTTTCGACGAGTTGGGTCTGAAGGATTGTAATGATCGAGATCTTGTATTATCTGGATTTAAAAGAAATCCGGAAGACTTTCTGATTGATGTTGGATTTTTCTGTGTGGGTGATTCCTTGTTCATGGTTGGAGGCATGACGAAAAATCTGGAACCAACAAATGGATTGTGGTCTGCACTGCCACCACCTGATGGTTCTTTTAGTGAGTCTTGGACTCTTTGCCCCGCTACTATGAATGTAAAGCGATCCGTCCCCATTCTTGTCCCGTTGCATGATGGCAAGATATTCATCTGCGGAGGCACTAATGAACGAGAAGGTTGGGCTGAGATCTACAACCCAAAGAAAGGCGATTTTGAGGGTACGAACTTTCCTTACATGGAATATCCTCTTCCCATCATAGTGGAGGATGACAGGATATTCACCTACGGGAGCATTTGTCTAAAACAAGGTTGGGGTGAGATCCAAAACTCGGATAGTGGCAAGTTCGATTGTCCCGATCCAGTCTCTTGCTTTCAGTGGACCGACCAAGTTGTTATGCTATACTATCACCACTTGCTTTACACCAAAAGGAAATTTCACAAACCATGTCAACCATCTCTCCTCTCTTACAACATTGCTGAACAACAATGGGAAATTTTTGCGGACAACCTCCCTCCACCATTATATGATTCTGAAACGAGGAACCTGGTTTATGTGGGGGGCGACATTCTATTCATTATCGACTATGCATCTACCTGGTTCGTCTATGATCTGTCCTCCAGAAAGGAGGCAGGGGAAGTGTTCGTGAAGGGGAAGCCAACGCGTAAGCGTGTGCCAGTGAAGGCAGCTTTCTATGCCGGCAACAAAGATATTAAAAGTACTAGTTGGGTCATCTACATATTCATGCCCACGCTCAATAAATACTGTGATCTTGGATACGCCAAGGTCGAAGTTGTCCAAGGTTGGGGCGGGGATTACTTTGCTACATTTCAAATGATGGGTGTCCTGAGAGTCGGTCCCTTTTATGCGATTTATAT CATGCTCATTCTTGTACGCAGCTTTGCTGAGAACGACAAGAAAGGGGAAGAGAGTATCTTGTCTTCTTCCTCTGTATCAAAGAAAAAGGTTCAGCAGGAG GTCGATTCTGTGGAAAGTTTCTTGCAGTCGCTGGGCCTCGATAAGTATTCGATTACATTTCAGGCTGAAGAA GTCGATATGGCAGCTCTGGTACACATGAGTGATGAAGATCTTAAAGCTACGGGAATTCCAATG GGTCCAAGAAAAAAGATACTTCTGGAATTGGAGTCGAAGCGTGATGACTGA